A window of Candidatus Zixiibacteriota bacterium genomic DNA:
GCATCTTCAACAATTATATAGGCAAAGAATCCAAATATTTGAAAATGAAACTTAAAGGCAGGTTAAATTATCAGAAATACGCATTTTTCGATAAGAACAGCCAGCGTTTCATGGATATCCTTCAGGATATAAAGGCGGCATCTGATGACCCGCGTATATCTGCTATCGCCTTGAATCTATCAGGTATGAGAGTTGTTCCCGAACATGCTTGGGAAATCCGCGAGGAGTTGAAAAATGCGCAGGCTAAGGGTAAAACCGTAATCATCTTTATCGATAATGTCTCCATGACAATCTACCATCTGGCCAGCGTTGCCGATAAAATTGTTTTAGACCCAGAGGGGATAATTTACCTTATGGGCTATTCGCTCAGTAATACATATTTCAAAGGTACCCTTGAGAAGCTGGGGCTTGCTTTTGATGAGTGGCGGTTTTTCAAATACAAATCGGCGGCAGAGGCGTTAAGCCGCGACAGCATGTCTGAAGCTGATAGAGAACAGCGTCAAGATTATGTTGATGACTTATACGAGACGGCGCGTGATGAAATATGTAAATCGCGCTCGATAACCTCAAGCAAATTTGACCATTTAGTGGATGAACAGATTATTTTTCTGCCGAATACAGCTATTGAAAACGGTTTGGTTGATACCTTAGCGAGATGGTCGGATATCGCTAAAGTGATAAAAAACCTTACCGGTAAAAAGCTAAGCGCGATATCCTCAGGCAAGCTTTTGGCGAATGCTTTGCCGTCATCAGAATGGGGACCCAAACCTGTGATTGCGGTTGTTTATGGTCTCGGCATTTGCGCGATGGATTCCGGCATCAAGGCGCGATGGTTAGAGAATGTGTTCTTAAAGCTAGCGAAAAACAAATCGGTCAAAGCTGTTGTATTCAGAGTGGATTCACCGGGCGGGGATGGCATGGCCAGCGATCTCGTGGCGGAGGCTTTGAAAAAATGCGCCGAAAAGAAACCCGTCATTATCAGCCAGGGGCAGGTTGCCGGTTCGGGCGGCTACTGGATTTCGATGTATGGCGATGAGATAGTCGCCGGACCGAATACAATCACCGGCTCTATCGGCGTTATCGGCGGCTGGATTTATGATAAAGGTTTTGGCGATAAGCTGGGCATGACCTCCGATTTGGTGCAAAGAGGCAAACATGCCGACCTTGGAAAAGGCGTCAATCTGCCGTTTATCAATATGACCGTACCAGCGCGCAATCTTACCCAAGATGAGCGGGGAATTGCCGAGAAATTCATCAAAGAATTTTACGAAATATTTGTAGCAAAAGTAGCAGCCGGGCGAAATATGTCTGTCGATGAGGTCAAAGAAATTGCTCAGGGGCATTTCTATTCCGGCCTTGACGGTAAGAAAATCGGTTTAGTCGATGAAGTAGGCGGATTGTTTACTGCTATGGCGATAGCTATGGAAAAAGCCGGTTTACAGCCCGATCAGGAAGTTGATATTCGCGAAATCCCCAAGCATAAAGGCCTATTCTATTTTAAAAGCCCGATGCCATTTACGGGTGTCAATCTCGATTATGACCCTGTTTTCAGATATATCCGCATGATTAGCGACCATAATGGCAAGCCATTGCCGATGTTGACGCCGGGGACTTATCCGGAGGTTGAGTAGCGGAAACAGGGGAGACCCTTTAAGAACGATAAGTTTGGCTATAGGCTTATCCGAGCTGCTTGGTTCAGACAAGACGTCACGAAAAGGCAGGAGTCGGTTCGCCGCGGCGACCTGCCCTACTTGGTTGACGCATCAAAAACTGCATATTATCACCAGTTGATGCACGAGGACGTACACCAACCACATATAACTCATTATTCATTGTTAATTATTCATTATTAATTAATTTTACCCCCTTTTTTATGATTTGCGAACTATAAGATTAGTGTTTAGAAAATATTATTAGTTAGCTTTGACTATTTTCTATTACCATAACCATATAATCCCATCCCATATAAT
This region includes:
- a CDS encoding S49 family peptidase encodes the protein MHLVRYLLSILMSMAFCVIAYSQGIPSFYSQNDFLQASPSIFNYGLSGFSNPANLAYLKNGDFRYYQSTDGTDMASRKNWGIFASGPGFGFGAVHQKFGDYKNTDYRISLGFGDDKGAVGFGYGWSNANIDSLESEKIFKSSMIMRPVKYLSIGLTGDFSFESKARQGVAEIGIRPLGTSRLTLFADMAMQKDTKFKDAPWSAGAVVEVVPGINISGRYFDSEAFTAGLSVEFGKGGIASQLHFDDSQEHSYSSYSIRLGDIKPSIFNNYIGKESKYLKMKLKGRLNYQKYAFFDKNSQRFMDILQDIKAASDDPRISAIALNLSGMRVVPEHAWEIREELKNAQAKGKTVIIFIDNVSMTIYHLASVADKIVLDPEGIIYLMGYSLSNTYFKGTLEKLGLAFDEWRFFKYKSAAEALSRDSMSEADREQRQDYVDDLYETARDEICKSRSITSSKFDHLVDEQIIFLPNTAIENGLVDTLARWSDIAKVIKNLTGKKLSAISSGKLLANALPSSEWGPKPVIAVVYGLGICAMDSGIKARWLENVFLKLAKNKSVKAVVFRVDSPGGDGMASDLVAEALKKCAEKKPVIISQGQVAGSGGYWISMYGDEIVAGPNTITGSIGVIGGWIYDKGFGDKLGMTSDLVQRGKHADLGKGVNLPFINMTVPARNLTQDERGIAEKFIKEFYEIFVAKVAAGRNMSVDEVKEIAQGHFYSGLDGKKIGLVDEVGGLFTAMAIAMEKAGLQPDQEVDIREIPKHKGLFYFKSPMPFTGVNLDYDPVFRYIRMISDHNGKPLPMLTPGTYPEVE